In one Leptospiraceae bacterium genomic region, the following are encoded:
- a CDS encoding 1-acyl-sn-glycerol-3-phosphate acyltransferase has protein sequence MDNNIFSGIKDLASLFYVPREVPTTILKTALGLIYDIRVSGLRNIPRTGGAVLVCNHTDFLDVSIQASYISRRIVFLGKNELFAPHEPFLQYAKSPKSIFKNPILGSVFPLLEQFLNTLSDVHKEQMKIWGGIPVIRSFQGESAKDAVAYYEALEEQMVGLLKDGELLSIFPEGTRSKDGRMSSFKAMAAKVAIRAGVPIIPSGISGAWNMSELEAFITGKAFKTIINYNIGNPLLSEQYPPGSDKKAAKIVTEELEKRVRFLTVSPERRSRSRRFSNLL, from the coding sequence ATGGACAATAACATTTTTTCCGGAATTAAGGACCTGGCTTCTTTATTTTATGTACCGAGGGAAGTACCGACAACTATTCTTAAAACAGCTTTAGGCCTGATTTATGATATCAGGGTAAGTGGTTTGAGAAATATACCCCGGACGGGAGGAGCTGTTCTGGTATGTAATCATACTGATTTTTTAGATGTGAGTATCCAGGCATCCTATATTTCTCGAAGAATCGTTTTTTTGGGCAAGAATGAATTATTTGCTCCCCACGAACCTTTTTTGCAGTATGCAAAATCTCCCAAATCTATTTTTAAAAATCCAATTTTAGGTTCAGTTTTTCCTCTACTCGAACAATTTTTGAATACTCTATCTGATGTGCATAAAGAGCAAATGAAGATCTGGGGAGGAATTCCCGTTATACGTAGTTTTCAGGGCGAAAGTGCAAAAGATGCAGTAGCTTATTACGAAGCTCTCGAAGAACAAATGGTCGGGCTTCTAAAAGACGGAGAACTCCTCTCTATTTTTCCGGAAGGTACCCGCTCAAAAGACGGTAGAATGTCTTCTTTTAAGGCTATGGCAGCCAAAGTAGCTATTCGCGCTGGAGTTCCGATTATCCCTTCCGGTATCAGCGGAGCCTGGAATATGTCCGAATTAGAAGCCTTTATTACGGGAAAAGCGTTTAAAACCATAATAAATTATAATATTGGAAATCCTCTTTTATCCGAGCAGTATCCTCCGGGTTCGGATAAGAAAGCAGCAAAAATTGTAACAGAAGAACTGGAGAAAAGAGTTCGTTTTCTTACAGTGTCACCGGAAAGAAGGTCTCGTTCCCGGCGTTTTTCAAATTTGCTTTAA
- a CDS encoding magnesium chelatase: MNVEIKTFGELKRSSYRYRSIKIEMAENLAQKLKNRESVFPQVHGYEDTVIPQLIHAVLSGHNIVLLGEKGQAKTRIMRSLIYLLDEEIPVLNGTEIPESPFFPITSKGKKILSEYGDESPIYWLHREERYGERLAPGAKIGDIIGDLDPSRIVNGEPLSSEGAIHFGLLPRMNLGIFAVNEIPDLDYLVQVSLFNILEESDVQIRGIPVRFPLDVFICFTANPEDYSRSGKIITQLKDRVGSEIRTHYPKTRQIALQITRQETRLPLNTPEVKVPLFIEEIIEEITLQARNSHQINQKSGVSARLSIANMEIAISSARKRILITGGKNGFVRMTDLGNIIPSSYGKIELDPYRNENMDDNQVILQLLDKATSEVFHEYYSIEKYESVFNDVARQIYHAGKVEISDMMPIQEYRKILTSAPALWELMHEKKFDSDDDLFISGLEFILEGLTSLQKLSRRRIGSSSVFRTAALH, from the coding sequence ATGAATGTAGAGATTAAAACGTTTGGTGAATTAAAAAGAAGTTCCTATCGCTATAGAAGCATAAAAATCGAAATGGCAGAAAACCTTGCCCAGAAACTAAAGAATAGGGAAAGTGTATTTCCTCAGGTTCATGGATATGAAGATACAGTCATCCCCCAATTAATACATGCTGTATTATCCGGGCATAATATAGTTTTACTGGGTGAAAAAGGCCAGGCCAAAACAAGAATTATGCGCTCTTTAATCTATTTACTGGATGAAGAGATACCCGTATTAAATGGAACGGAGATTCCGGAAAGTCCTTTTTTTCCCATTACAAGCAAAGGGAAAAAAATTTTAAGCGAGTATGGTGATGAAAGCCCAATATACTGGTTACACAGAGAAGAACGATACGGAGAGAGACTGGCCCCCGGAGCCAAGATCGGAGATATTATTGGAGATCTGGATCCTTCCCGCATTGTCAATGGAGAACCTCTATCTTCTGAAGGAGCCATACACTTCGGGCTCTTACCCCGGATGAATCTCGGAATTTTTGCTGTGAATGAAATTCCCGATCTGGACTACCTGGTGCAGGTATCCTTATTCAATATATTAGAAGAATCTGATGTTCAGATAAGAGGAATCCCGGTACGTTTTCCCCTCGATGTTTTTATTTGTTTTACAGCAAATCCGGAAGATTATTCAAGAAGTGGTAAAATTATTACTCAGCTAAAAGACCGTGTAGGTTCCGAAATTCGAACCCACTATCCAAAAACAAGACAAATTGCACTTCAAATTACCCGGCAGGAGACAAGGCTTCCTTTAAATACACCGGAAGTGAAAGTTCCCCTTTTTATTGAAGAAATTATAGAAGAAATTACCCTTCAGGCCAGAAATTCCCACCAGATTAATCAAAAATCCGGTGTTAGTGCCAGACTCTCAATAGCGAATATGGAAATTGCGATTAGCTCGGCCCGAAAAAGAATTTTAATTACCGGCGGAAAGAATGGCTTTGTAAGAATGACCGACCTCGGAAATATAATTCCCTCCAGTTATGGTAAAATTGAACTGGATCCCTATAGAAATGAAAACATGGACGATAACCAGGTAATTCTTCAGCTCCTTGATAAGGCTACCTCTGAAGTATTTCATGAATATTATAGTATTGAAAAATATGAAAGTGTGTTTAACGATGTAGCGAGGCAAATTTATCATGCAGGTAAAGTTGAGATTTCCGATATGATGCCTATTCAGGAATATCGAAAAATACTAACATCTGCTCCTGCTCTCTGGGAACTCATGCACGAGAAAAAATTTGATTCTGATGATGATTTATTTATTTCAGGTCTGGAGTTTATTCTGGAAGGCCTCACTTCCCTCCAAAAACTTTCCCGAAGAAGGATCGGTTCTTCTTCTGTATTTCGAACAGCAGCTCTCCATTAA
- a CDS encoding PAS domain S-box protein, translated as MDIKTLFISIFVVSATGLMLSIFIYRKVSYVFQGSIYWLLAVISIFSSTFFFSMVKTFPAFFAVHIGNTLFLSSPILITISFHRFFFQTNPRIPIFTGIFLIIVFNILAPFASVKERIILFSAFFTILWTFPGLVLITLKEDAFNKLLAGTFFLIAGISLYRAVGTYLGPDIDNLLVSNITQQISIVSILVTWVIIITAFLLLINSHAIDRIAEEERKLKIAVEQNPQSISISDLKGIILSVNKAFCDTSGYKQEELIGQNYRILKSGVHNPQFYEEFWKIILQGKPWIGEICNKKKDGTIFWEKATVSPIFSKQNEVTGFFAIKEDITRQKHLEKFKNRMESLMRHDLKTPLNGIINFPDIILDEGNLSSEQIEYLQFIKKSGKMMLDQIEKSLDLYKLEEGIYKLNKESVDLEYMIEDIEISLNSMITDKQLFLTINSIYSDVPEIFSDKILVYRLLSNLIKNALEAAPPKTTVSITIDFIDEQVVVTIHNLGEIPEEIKENFFQKYMLSSKEKGTGLGTYSSKLIADRLNFGLSFESTKEAGTKIKISIPLS; from the coding sequence ATGGATATAAAAACTCTATTTATTAGCATTTTTGTTGTATCAGCTACCGGGCTTATGCTTTCCATTTTTATTTATAGAAAGGTTTCCTATGTTTTTCAGGGATCGATCTATTGGCTGCTGGCTGTTATTTCCATATTTAGTTCAACCTTTTTCTTTTCTATGGTTAAGACGTTTCCCGCCTTTTTTGCTGTTCATATTGGTAATACACTATTTCTTTCTTCACCTATTTTAATCACAATTAGTTTTCATAGGTTTTTCTTTCAAACGAACCCACGTATACCAATTTTTACAGGTATTTTTCTTATTATTGTTTTTAATATCCTGGCACCCTTTGCTTCGGTAAAAGAAAGAATTATCCTTTTCAGTGCTTTCTTTACTATTCTATGGACATTTCCCGGTCTTGTCCTTATCACTTTAAAAGAAGATGCTTTTAATAAATTACTGGCCGGCACTTTTTTTCTTATCGCAGGTATCTCTCTTTATAGAGCTGTTGGTACTTATCTGGGACCTGATATTGATAATCTACTTGTAAGTAATATAACACAACAAATTTCAATTGTGAGCATACTCGTTACCTGGGTCATTATAATTACCGCTTTTCTTTTGCTGATAAATTCACATGCCATAGATCGTATTGCTGAAGAAGAAAGAAAACTAAAAATTGCTGTGGAGCAAAACCCCCAGTCGATTTCAATAAGTGATTTAAAGGGTATAATACTTTCTGTGAACAAAGCTTTCTGTGATACCTCAGGTTATAAACAGGAAGAGTTAATCGGTCAGAACTATCGAATATTAAAGTCGGGAGTTCACAATCCTCAGTTTTATGAAGAATTCTGGAAAATAATTCTTCAGGGTAAACCCTGGATAGGTGAAATATGTAACAAGAAAAAGGATGGGACTATTTTTTGGGAAAAGGCAACTGTAAGTCCAATCTTTAGCAAACAAAATGAAGTCACCGGTTTCTTTGCAATTAAAGAGGATATTACACGTCAGAAACACTTGGAGAAATTCAAAAATCGAATGGAAAGCTTGATGAGGCATGACTTAAAAACTCCCTTAAATGGGATCATTAATTTCCCGGATATAATATTAGATGAAGGTAATTTATCTTCTGAACAAATTGAATATTTGCAATTCATTAAAAAGAGCGGAAAAATGATGCTGGATCAAATCGAAAAGTCACTCGATCTGTATAAGTTAGAAGAAGGAATCTATAAGCTGAATAAGGAATCTGTAGATTTAGAATATATGATTGAGGATATTGAAATATCCTTAAACTCTATGATAACAGACAAGCAGCTTTTTCTGACAATTAATAGCATTTATAGTGATGTACCAGAAATATTTTCTGACAAGATTCTTGTTTACCGTTTACTTTCTAACCTGATCAAAAATGCCCTGGAAGCAGCACCCCCAAAGACTACTGTAAGTATTACAATAGACTTTATTGATGAACAGGTAGTCGTAACCATACATAATTTGGGAGAAATTCCTGAGGAAATAAAAGAGAATTTTTTTCAAAAGTATATGCTTAGCTCCAAGGAAAAAGGTACGGGTCTTGGAACATATAGCTCTAAATTAATTGCAGATCGTTTAAATTTTGGCCTTTCATTTGAATCGACAAAAGAAGCAGGTACAAAAATTAAAATAAGCATTCCTCTATCCTGA
- a CDS encoding phosphoribosylamine--glycine ligase, producing the protein MKILLIGSGGREQALAYSLKKSKLLSELKVFPGNGGFETSEVLPSGSFNLKDKASVQQFVKNEKFTFVVVGPEDPLVDGISDWIQEIGIPCFGPSAYCARIEGSKNFAKELMSDASVPTAAFARFTEFEAALAYVKIKGIPIVVKADGLAAGKGVTVCETLEQAEEALKDIFIEHKFGKSGSSVVIEEFMEGEEASIFAFCDGNDFLMFPAAQDHKRAYEGDRGPNTGGMGAYAPAPVADEKIYKQVAEKVFRPVLEEFKKRGNPYRGLLYAGLMISPSKEVRIVEFNCRFGDPETQALLLLLESDILEIMLACANGDLKNKQIKFKEGFSSVVVYASEGYPGSYSKGLELKLPASESPDTLIFHAGTKRMGDKLVSDGGRVLGITSYAKELQESLKLSYSYLEKLDSKGFFFRKDIGHRVLKG; encoded by the coding sequence ATGAAGATTCTTCTCATTGGAAGCGGGGGCAGAGAACAGGCCCTGGCCTATAGCCTGAAAAAATCTAAACTCCTGAGCGAACTGAAAGTATTTCCCGGAAATGGTGGTTTTGAGACTTCCGAAGTCTTGCCTTCCGGCTCGTTTAATTTGAAAGACAAAGCTTCCGTGCAGCAGTTTGTAAAAAACGAGAAGTTTACTTTTGTTGTAGTAGGCCCGGAAGACCCTCTTGTCGATGGAATTTCCGATTGGATACAGGAAATCGGTATTCCCTGTTTCGGTCCCTCTGCCTATTGTGCCAGAATTGAAGGTTCCAAAAACTTTGCGAAAGAGCTGATGTCAGATGCCTCTGTGCCGACAGCCGCCTTTGCCCGCTTCACCGAATTCGAAGCTGCCCTCGCGTATGTGAAAATAAAAGGAATTCCGATAGTCGTTAAAGCCGATGGACTGGCCGCCGGGAAGGGTGTCACTGTTTGTGAAACCCTCGAACAGGCAGAAGAAGCTTTAAAGGATATTTTTATTGAGCATAAATTCGGCAAAAGTGGTTCCTCGGTTGTTATTGAAGAATTCATGGAAGGAGAAGAAGCCTCTATTTTTGCCTTTTGTGATGGAAACGATTTTCTCATGTTTCCCGCCGCTCAGGATCATAAAAGAGCCTACGAGGGTGACAGAGGACCGAATACGGGGGGAATGGGGGCCTACGCCCCGGCTCCTGTCGCAGATGAAAAAATATATAAGCAGGTAGCTGAGAAAGTATTTCGTCCCGTACTCGAGGAATTTAAAAAACGCGGAAATCCTTACCGTGGGCTTTTGTATGCCGGACTTATGATAAGTCCTTCTAAGGAAGTTAGGATTGTAGAATTCAACTGTCGATTTGGTGACCCGGAAACCCAGGCCTTACTTCTCCTATTAGAAAGTGATATACTCGAAATCATGCTTGCCTGTGCTAATGGTGATTTAAAAAACAAACAGATAAAATTTAAAGAAGGCTTCAGTTCGGTGGTTGTTTATGCTTCCGAGGGCTATCCCGGTTCATATTCCAAAGGCTTAGAATTAAAGCTCCCGGCTTCCGAAAGCCCGGATACACTTATTTTTCACGCTGGAACAAAACGAATGGGCGATAAACTTGTTTCAGATGGAGGAAGGGTACTCGGAATTACTTCTTATGCAAAAGAATTACAGGAGAGTCTCAAGCTTTCTTATTCCTATCTCGAAAAATTAGATAGCAAAGGTTTTTTCTTTCGAAAAGACATCGGACACAGGGTTTTAAAGGGATAA
- a CDS encoding valine--tRNA ligase, whose protein sequence is MKKEISDRYKPEDVEKKWISLWEEKKAFAPDFSKEENYCIVIPPPNVTGTLHIGHALNHTLQDILTRIERKKGKSTLWLPGTDHAGIATQMVVERELAKEGKSRYDFSREEFEKKVWEWKHKSGGQITHQQRMLGESVDWARERFTLDEGLSKAVVKAFKKLYEEGLIYRGERIINWCPSTRTAISDIEVEYRETKSFLYHIRYPIKGTKDYIVVATTRPETMLGDVAVCAHPEDERYKDKEGMVLELPLTGRDIPLLFDSFVEKEFGTGLVKITPAHDPNDYEASQRLNLKPINIMHPDGSLNEKAGAYEGLDRFVARKKIVEDLQKQGLIEKIEDYVNSVGHNQRGGAVIEPYLSTQWFVDVKAMARDAIDVVKDGRIEFIPKMWEKTYFEWMENIRDWCISRQLWWGHRIPAYYLPDGSMVVAESLEEAIQEFKKQGKSFQESEVRQDNDVLDTWFSSGLWPFSTLGWPEETPDLKRFYPNSILVTAFDIIFFWVARMIMFGMKMMGDVPFRKVLIHGLVRDSEGKKFSKSKGNTVDPLEMMERYGTDSFRFFLTATMPEGRDVIFDESRLEGYRAFCNKIWNSSRFILMNLPEDYDAPLHLEPKKLESTDKWILNRLNECLETYEKAYASYRFYEMASSLYDFIWRDFCDWYIELSKPRIYGKITKESQETARDVLVYVLRKALDLLHPFMPFITEEINSVFSSELLTNSPWLQKFLIDKEDEGVRKINFLQEIVSCIRVTRGELGITPDKKCSLIIDSSDELVKKVLEEEKVSILQLARAESLEYKPGYTPQKTDSLSPFSKGQVILPLSGLIDFDKEKARLEKEKGKLEGEIERAKKKLENPNFIEKANPDVIQKEKEKLELLEEKLGVVVKGFEKIGVSV, encoded by the coding sequence ATGAAAAAAGAAATCAGCGATCGTTACAAACCCGAAGATGTAGAAAAAAAATGGATATCCCTCTGGGAAGAAAAAAAGGCCTTTGCCCCGGATTTTAGCAAAGAGGAAAACTATTGTATAGTTATTCCACCACCGAATGTCACCGGAACTTTACATATAGGCCACGCCCTGAACCATACCCTTCAGGATATTCTCACCAGAATTGAAAGAAAAAAGGGGAAGTCTACTCTCTGGTTACCCGGAACCGATCACGCAGGAATTGCCACTCAAATGGTGGTAGAGCGCGAATTGGCTAAAGAAGGCAAATCCCGATACGATTTCAGTCGGGAAGAATTCGAGAAAAAAGTATGGGAATGGAAACATAAGTCCGGAGGGCAGATTACACACCAGCAGAGAATGCTCGGTGAAAGTGTAGACTGGGCCAGAGAACGTTTTACTCTGGATGAAGGTCTTTCCAAAGCCGTAGTCAAGGCCTTTAAGAAGTTATATGAAGAAGGGCTTATATACCGGGGCGAAAGGATTATTAACTGGTGTCCCTCTACCCGTACAGCGATTTCTGATATCGAAGTCGAATACAGGGAAACAAAAAGCTTTTTATACCATATCCGTTACCCGATTAAGGGTACAAAAGATTATATCGTAGTAGCCACTACCCGACCGGAAACCATGCTCGGAGACGTAGCCGTTTGTGCCCATCCGGAGGATGAGCGCTACAAAGATAAAGAGGGCATGGTTTTGGAACTTCCCCTGACCGGTAGAGACATCCCTCTACTCTTTGACTCATTCGTAGAAAAAGAATTCGGAACCGGTCTGGTCAAAATTACACCGGCCCATGACCCCAACGACTATGAAGCTTCTCAACGCTTGAATCTGAAACCCATTAATATTATGCACCCGGACGGAAGCTTAAACGAAAAAGCCGGTGCCTACGAGGGTCTGGATCGCTTTGTGGCCCGCAAGAAAATCGTAGAAGACCTGCAAAAACAGGGTCTTATCGAAAAAATTGAGGATTATGTAAATTCAGTAGGTCACAACCAGAGGGGCGGAGCTGTCATCGAGCCTTATCTTTCCACGCAGTGGTTTGTAGATGTAAAAGCCATGGCCAGGGACGCCATAGACGTAGTAAAAGACGGGCGCATTGAATTTATCCCTAAAATGTGGGAGAAAACCTATTTTGAATGGATGGAAAACATCCGCGATTGGTGTATTTCCCGACAGCTCTGGTGGGGGCATCGTATCCCGGCTTATTATTTGCCGGATGGTTCCATGGTCGTTGCCGAAAGCCTCGAAGAAGCCATACAGGAATTCAAAAAACAGGGAAAAAGCTTTCAGGAATCAGAGGTAAGACAGGATAATGATGTACTGGATACCTGGTTTTCCTCAGGTCTCTGGCCTTTTTCTACTCTGGGCTGGCCGGAAGAAACTCCCGACTTAAAACGCTTCTATCCCAATTCCATTCTTGTAACCGCCTTCGACATTATCTTTTTCTGGGTAGCCAGAATGATTATGTTCGGAATGAAGATGATGGGAGATGTTCCTTTCCGAAAAGTTCTGATTCACGGTCTGGTGCGGGATAGTGAAGGAAAAAAATTCAGCAAGTCCAAGGGCAACACGGTCGATCCACTCGAAATGATGGAGCGCTACGGAACCGATTCCTTCCGTTTCTTTTTAACAGCCACTATGCCGGAAGGTCGGGACGTAATCTTTGATGAAAGTCGACTCGAAGGTTACAGGGCCTTTTGCAATAAAATCTGGAACTCCAGCCGTTTTATCCTCATGAACCTGCCGGAAGACTATGATGCACCCCTGCACTTAGAACCCAAAAAGCTTGAATCCACTGATAAATGGATTTTGAATCGCCTGAACGAGTGCCTGGAAACCTATGAAAAGGCTTATGCTTCTTATCGTTTTTATGAAATGGCTTCCTCTCTTTATGACTTCATCTGGAGAGATTTCTGTGACTGGTATATAGAGCTTTCCAAGCCCCGTATTTACGGGAAAATTACAAAAGAGTCCCAGGAAACCGCAAGAGATGTACTGGTCTATGTACTCAGAAAAGCTCTGGATCTCTTGCATCCGTTTATGCCCTTTATAACCGAAGAAATAAATTCCGTTTTTAGTTCTGAGCTTCTAACAAATTCTCCCTGGCTTCAAAAGTTCCTGATAGACAAAGAAGACGAAGGAGTTCGAAAGATTAATTTCTTACAGGAAATCGTTTCCTGTATTCGGGTTACCCGCGGAGAACTGGGTATCACTCCCGATAAAAAATGCAGCTTAATTATTGATTCATCCGACGAACTGGTAAAAAAAGTTTTAGAAGAAGAAAAGGTTTCTATTCTGCAACTGGCAAGAGCCGAGTCTCTCGAATACAAACCCGGCTATACCCCTCAGAAGACAGATTCTCTGAGCCCCTTTTCTAAAGGACAGGTAATCCTTCCTCTATCCGGACTGATTGATTTCGACAAAGAAAAAGCGAGGCTGGAAAAAGAGAAAGGGAAGTTAGAAGGCGAAATCGAAAGAGCCAAAAAGAAACTGGAAAACCCGAACTTTATAGAAAAAGCTAACCCGGACGTTATACAAAAAGAAAAAGAAAAGCTCGAACTCTTAGAAGAAAAGTTAGGGGTTGTTGTCAAGGGTTTTGAAAAAATAGGGGTAAGTGTATGA
- a CDS encoding cytochrome c maturation protein CcmE, translated as MKKKFILLVSLITLSLGAIAILSSRESSFLLIDTNQLAENPSQYNKENLRVRGMVKVGSLIREGRQAKFTLELEGKEFPVHYMGGKLLPDAFKEGVRVRVDGKLKKGVLISDHVEAKCASKYEAEYDKK; from the coding sequence ATGAAGAAGAAATTTATCCTCTTAGTTTCATTGATTACCCTTTCTCTGGGAGCCATAGCCATTTTATCCTCAAGAGAAAGTTCGTTTTTATTGATCGACACAAACCAGCTCGCAGAAAACCCCTCACAGTACAATAAGGAAAATCTCAGAGTCCGGGGGATGGTAAAAGTAGGAAGCCTGATACGGGAAGGCAGACAGGCAAAATTCACATTAGAACTGGAAGGAAAAGAATTCCCGGTACATTACATGGGTGGAAAGCTTTTACCGGATGCCTTTAAAGAAGGTGTTCGAGTCAGGGTAGATGGCAAATTAAAAAAAGGTGTTTTAATATCCGATCATGTTGAAGCCAAGTGTGCTTCCAAATATGAGGCTGAATACGATAAAAAATGA
- a CDS encoding heme lyase CcmF/NrfE family subunit, with amino-acid sequence MNLNDLGALSLICSFSLLSFNLFQILFGLYKKHEKALEFSRYLLMANSALVFLSFLILCTQLARMDLNNHYVVMHSSQHLPLFYRVTSIWSGSSGSLLFWNLLLNLFGFILLWNTRNMRGNRISHMVLTLNIIALFFTYLAVFYSDAQPFLEFQPAALVGRGLNPLLQHWAMVIHPPILYIGYVSFAVPFAIAMSALLTGELTADWLKIIRRWTIFSWLALGTGILLGSKWAYEELGWGGYWAWDPVENASLMPWLLSSAFLHSIIIQERRGMLKFWNMLLIILTFHFTLLGTWITRSGVLEGPHSFSKSSIGTPFIIYIILSFLVYTAILIYKRNELQPERDLEAITSKEGSFFLNNFLLVLSCLVILLGVFSPLLYGKEFKAPWFNSWGVPAGLMLMLLMGASPLLAWRKGASTIFFKSLFRPFLFGGLVALLYSFLYARFFTRSDYNISDYLGEIYSTLTVGLGAFTLAGIFQEYHRGIRARQAQFRDNYFKTGFTLLLNNKRRYGGYLVHFALVLIFIGYAGNAFKQNTSIRFFYNLVNPSSDEVVYVSQDKGIVGNYEVEANTLKLKPLINGDPSEGPSIYNVIVSQEAAFKVKRHLTDSVRMVTERRFYPQINHLNAGFETHIPTSEPSIHSTAKEDFYIQIGAIESAIGNGENPNLPMMYMDFYFGARSFEEKMQKYKNFPNQVVANLEVWVNPLVKLIWIGSVLFFLSGLLILLPLGEKRFPVRD; translated from the coding sequence ATGAATTTAAATGATCTCGGTGCTCTGAGCCTTATCTGTTCTTTTAGTTTACTCAGTTTTAATTTATTCCAGATTCTATTTGGTTTATATAAAAAACATGAAAAAGCACTTGAATTTAGCCGCTACCTATTGATGGCAAATTCGGCTTTGGTCTTCCTATCCTTCTTAATTCTTTGCACACAATTAGCCAGGATGGATTTAAACAATCATTATGTGGTTATGCACTCGAGTCAACATCTACCTTTGTTTTATCGGGTTACTTCTATCTGGTCGGGCTCTTCCGGCTCCTTATTGTTCTGGAATCTTTTATTAAACCTTTTTGGTTTTATTCTCTTATGGAATACGAGAAACATGCGGGGCAATAGAATTTCTCACATGGTTTTAACTTTAAATATCATTGCCTTATTCTTTACCTATCTCGCGGTGTTCTATTCCGATGCGCAACCCTTTTTAGAATTTCAACCGGCAGCCCTTGTAGGTCGGGGTTTAAACCCCTTATTACAACACTGGGCCATGGTGATTCATCCTCCTATTTTATATATTGGTTATGTTAGCTTTGCTGTTCCTTTCGCGATTGCTATGTCTGCCCTGCTTACAGGAGAATTGACTGCCGACTGGTTGAAGATTATTCGACGTTGGACTATTTTTTCCTGGCTGGCCCTCGGAACAGGAATCCTACTCGGTTCCAAGTGGGCTTACGAAGAACTCGGTTGGGGCGGCTACTGGGCCTGGGATCCGGTGGAGAATGCTTCTTTAATGCCCTGGCTTCTATCCTCTGCCTTTCTTCATTCTATAATTATTCAGGAACGAAGGGGAATGTTAAAATTTTGGAATATGCTTCTAATTATCCTTACCTTTCACTTTACACTGCTCGGAACCTGGATAACCCGAAGCGGTGTATTAGAAGGACCGCATAGTTTTTCAAAATCAAGTATCGGAACTCCTTTTATTATCTACATCATTCTTAGTTTTTTAGTATATACAGCTATTCTAATCTACAAGCGAAACGAACTTCAACCGGAGAGAGACTTAGAAGCCATTACTTCTAAGGAAGGAAGTTTCTTTTTGAATAATTTTCTCCTGGTTCTTTCCTGCCTGGTAATTCTCTTAGGTGTTTTTTCTCCCCTATTGTATGGAAAAGAATTCAAGGCCCCATGGTTTAATTCCTGGGGAGTTCCGGCCGGTCTGATGCTTATGTTACTAATGGGCGCTTCTCCCTTACTGGCCTGGAGAAAAGGAGCCAGTACTATCTTTTTTAAAAGCCTATTTCGACCTTTTCTTTTCGGGGGACTTGTAGCCCTTTTATATAGTTTTTTATATGCCAGATTTTTTACAAGAAGTGACTACAACATCAGTGATTATTTAGGGGAAATTTATTCAACCCTGACAGTCGGACTCGGTGCCTTTACCCTTGCCGGGATCTTTCAGGAATATCACAGAGGTATTCGAGCCAGACAAGCACAATTTAGGGATAATTATTTCAAGACCGGCTTCACCCTTTTACTAAACAATAAAAGACGCTACGGGGGATACCTGGTTCATTTTGCCCTGGTTCTAATTTTTATTGGTTATGCAGGAAATGCTTTTAAACAAAATACTTCCATTCGTTTTTTTTACAACCTCGTAAATCCATCATCGGATGAAGTAGTGTATGTAAGCCAGGACAAAGGGATTGTCGGAAATTATGAAGTCGAAGCCAATACCTTAAAACTTAAACCCCTGATAAATGGAGATCCTTCTGAAGGGCCCAGTATTTATAATGTGATTGTTTCACAGGAAGCAGCTTTTAAGGTGAAGCGACACCTTACGGACTCCGTGCGAATGGTTACCGAAAGAAGGTTTTATCCCCAGATAAATCACTTAAATGCCGGCTTTGAAACCCATATTCCTACCAGTGAACCATCCATCCATTCGACAGCCAAAGAAGATTTTTATATCCAGATTGGTGCGATTGAAAGCGCTATCGGAAACGGAGAGAATCCAAATCTTCCGATGATGTATATGGATTTTTATTTTGGAGCCAGAAGTTTTGAAGAGAAGATGCAGAAATATAAAAATTTCCCAAACCAGGTGGTCGCGAATTTAGAAGTCTGGGTAAATCCCCTCGTTAAGCTTATCTGGATAGGTTCCGTTTTATTTTTCCTTTCCGGTCTACTTATCCTTTTACCGCTGGGAGAAAAAAGATTTCCGGTCAGGGATTAG